In Listeria cossartiae subsp. cossartiae, the DNA window CCGCATCCTCTATAGATAATCCTCTTTTTTGAAAGGAGTGACTTAGCTCTTCCAGATGATGACTAAGCTCTTTTTTTATCATACTGTGGGCTTGTTTGGATTTTACTTTTGAGATTACTTTACTTAAATATGCCTCGAATTTAGATGAACTCACAAAGAAACCTCCTCAATTAAATTTTTCAGTGGTCCACGTTGCTTAGAACCTCTTATTTCAAAAGTTGCTACAAATTTTTTCCCTTTCGCAGTTAGGGAATAATATTTCTTATCTTCTATCCATTTTGATGATAGGATTTTCTTGTTTTCAAGTAGATGTAACAGGATATAAAGCTGCCCTTCATTGTTTTTAAAGCTAAGTTCATTTTTTTGAAATAGTTGGGTGGAAATTTCGTACCCATGCTTTGCTTCGCCTTGCAGTGCATCTAATATGTTTTGAAGTGTTTCTGCTTTCCAAGAATGAAGCTCTAAGTGTGATTGTTTCTTCCGGATGGCTGCTTTTACCGCATTTTTTCTCTCATCGGAAAAAGAAAAATCCTCAAAATCTTTTTTGATAGAATCCTTTAAATTATGGAATGGATCAGTCATGATTAAACCTCCTTTTTCATCTTGTTCTTTAATAATTCTCTGGCTTGTTTTAACCTGGTTTTTAATGTATTGCTATTTACACCAGTAATCTTGCTGATATTTGCCAAGGAAAGTTCTTCGTAGTAATGTAAGAAAACTACTTCCCGGTACTTTACTGGTAAATCCATAACAGCGCTCGTTAAGCTGTTTGTTATGTCTTTTGTGATGATTTCCTCTTCAACGTGTTTTGATTTGGACGGAAGATAATCCCAAATTTTATCGCTGAAATTTAGTTTGCGATAATGCCAACTACCCAAATAATCTTTACAATGATTAATAGCGATTCGATATAGCCACGTTTTTATGGATGACTTGTTATTAAACTGACCTAGTTTTTCATAGCATTTAATAAATATCTCTTGCGTTAAATCCTCCGCTGTCGTTCGATTTTTTACATAGGAAAAAACTAGATGCAGTACATCATCGCTGTAGTTATCCATCAATTGGCCGATAATTTGTTCTGTATTTTCTAGGCTATTAATGTTAATGCCTATTTCTTCAAGTTCAGTCATTTAAGTTTCACCTTCTTCTGCAATATTAGACGAAGCAAGTATCATTTTGGTTTGGAAAAGTTTAAAATAAATCTTTTATTTAGTATTCATCTCATTAGTAAAGTATTCACTATCTGTTAAAAATACGCAATAAAAAAAGACTGTAAACAAAATGATTTTTCGCTTTGTTCACAGTCTTTTTCTATTTCAATAAACTAAGGAATACGACGCCGACCATAATTAGCAGTATGCCGGAAAGGATAAACGTCCATTCTAGCGGGCTTTTTTTCTGTTTGAAAATGAGGATGCCGCCGATTGTTGCGACGATTACGCAGGCTTGCGAAATCGAGAAACTCGTTGCGACACCAAGAACGGCGGTAGCTAAGAACATGCCTAGATTCGCAATCGACCACGACAACCCGGTCATTAAGTTGAATGTGACATTTTTTCGGGAAATTGCTTGTTTTTTCGCTAAGTTAATACCAATGGCGCATGTCAGCATCCCGAGTGCTTGTGGTAAAATGATAGAAAAGCCAGTAACATCAAAAAGCTGGTTTGTCACTACGTAAAGCGTTAAAAAGAAGGAAGATAGAATAACGATACCGTAGACATGAAATGAAACCGACTCCGTGATATGATTCCCGCGTTTTTGAAACCCGGTCATTACTACCCCAATCAAGATTAAAATTACTGCAACAACTCCAATGACAACAGCCGTAACCGTTTGCCATTCTCGGAACACGAGAACTGCGAAAAGCGTTGCGCCAACTAGTTGTGTTCCGTTTGAAATCGGCATTGCCTTCGCGACACTAGAAGCCGCAATCCCTTTAAACTGTAGTAATTGTCCAAAACTCCAAAAGATACCCGAAACAAAACTCACTATAAAAGAAAGAACTGTTATTTCTGGTGATAAAATCCAGAATAAAATGAAAGCAAATAATAGCGCACTAATCGATGTCCCCAGTAGTTGTTCCTCGGGGGTGCTTTTTCGTAAGTTCGCAATTATCGGCATAAATCCCCACCCAAGAACAGGGAGTAACGCAATAAGATAAATAGACATAAATAAGCTTCCTTTCTAGGTTAGTGGTGCTATTTAAATCTACCATTCTCCAAAATG includes these proteins:
- a CDS encoding PadR family transcriptional regulator — its product is MTDPFHNLKDSIKKDFEDFSFSDERKNAVKAAIRKKQSHLELHSWKAETLQNILDALQGEAKHGYEISTQLFQKNELSFKNNEGQLYILLHLLENKKILSSKWIEDKKYYSLTAKGKKFVATFEIRGSKQRGPLKNLIEEVSL
- a CDS encoding sigma-70 family RNA polymerase sigma factor, giving the protein MTELEEIGININSLENTEQIIGQLMDNYSDDVLHLVFSYVKNRTTAEDLTQEIFIKCYEKLGQFNNKSSIKTWLYRIAINHCKDYLGSWHYRKLNFSDKIWDYLPSKSKHVEEEIITKDITNSLTSAVMDLPVKYREVVFLHYYEELSLANISKITGVNSNTLKTRLKQARELLKNKMKKEV
- a CDS encoding GRP family sugar transporter, whose product is MSIYLIALLPVLGWGFMPIIANLRKSTPEEQLLGTSISALLFAFILFWILSPEITVLSFIVSFVSGIFWSFGQLLQFKGIAASSVAKAMPISNGTQLVGATLFAVLVFREWQTVTAVVIGVVAVILILIGVVMTGFQKRGNHITESVSFHVYGIVILSSFFLTLYVVTNQLFDVTGFSIILPQALGMLTCAIGINLAKKQAISRKNVTFNLMTGLSWSIANLGMFLATAVLGVATSFSISQACVIVATIGGILIFKQKKSPLEWTFILSGILLIMVGVVFLSLLK